One part of the Fusobacterium pseudoperiodonticum genome encodes these proteins:
- a CDS encoding helix-turn-helix domain-containing protein, translating into MNMNFLNMKTPKEIQLEIAKNIRKRRKELKLTQEEFSKKSGVSFGSIKRFENTGEISLFSLIKIAIVLGCEDEFLNLFQQKQYSSIEEIINEKD; encoded by the coding sequence ATGAATATGAATTTTTTAAATATGAAAACACCAAAAGAAATACAATTAGAAATAGCAAAAAATATTAGAAAAAGAAGAAAAGAATTAAAATTAACACAGGAAGAATTTTCAAAGAAGTCGGGGGTGAGTTTTGGTTCGATAAAGCGTTTTGAAAATACTGGGGAAATCTCTCTTTTTTCTCTTATAAAAATTGCTATTGTTTTAGGATGTGAAGATGAATTTTTAAACTTATTTCAACAAAAACAATATAGTTCTATTGAGGAGATAATAAATGAAAAAGATTAA
- a CDS encoding metal ABC transporter permease, whose amino-acid sequence MLETFRNFLINLAEQGSIPASFKYGFVINAMICALLIGPILGGIGTMVVTKKMAFFSEAVGHAAMTGIAIGVLLGEPFSAPYISLFTYCILFGLIINYTKNRTKMSSDTLIGVFLAISIALGGSLLIYVSAKVNSHALESILFGSILTVSDTDIYILVVSAIIIGFVLVPYLNRMLLASFNPNLAIVRGVNVKLIEYIFIIIVTVITIASVKIVGSILVEALLLIPAAAAKNLSKSIKGFVSYSVVFALISCLLGVYLPIHFDISIPSGGAIIMISSAIFIITVIIRMLFRNFAEGE is encoded by the coding sequence ATGTTAGAAACTTTTAGAAATTTCTTAATAAATTTAGCTGAGCAAGGTAGTATTCCAGCTTCTTTTAAGTATGGTTTCGTTATCAATGCCATGATATGTGCATTGCTTATAGGACCAATACTTGGGGGAATAGGAACTATGGTAGTTACAAAGAAAATGGCCTTCTTCTCAGAAGCAGTAGGACATGCTGCTATGACAGGTATAGCTATAGGTGTACTATTAGGAGAACCTTTTTCAGCACCATATATTTCACTTTTTACTTATTGTATATTATTTGGATTGATTATCAATTACACAAAGAATAGAACAAAGATGTCCTCAGATACCTTGATAGGAGTTTTTCTAGCGATTTCAATAGCTTTAGGAGGATCACTTCTTATCTATGTATCAGCTAAGGTAAATTCACATGCCTTAGAAAGTATATTATTTGGTTCTATACTTACAGTGAGTGATACTGATATATACATCTTAGTTGTATCAGCAATTATAATTGGTTTTGTGCTAGTACCATATCTAAATAGAATGTTATTAGCAAGCTTTAATCCAAATCTAGCAATAGTAAGAGGAGTAAATGTAAAATTAATAGAATATATTTTTATTATAATTGTTACAGTTATTACAATAGCCTCAGTAAAAATAGTAGGATCTATACTTGTTGAAGCCTTGTTATTGATACCAGCAGCTGCAGCAAAGAACTTATCAAAGTCTATAAAAGGTTTTGTAAGCTACTCAGTAGTTTTTGCTCTTATTAGCTGTCTGTTAGGAGTGTATTTGCCAATACATTTTGATATATCAATTCCATCAGGTGGAGCAATAATAATGATTTCATCGGCTATCTTTATTATTACAGTTATTATTAGAATGTTATTTAGAAACTTTGCAGAAGGAGAATAG
- a CDS encoding metal ABC transporter solute-binding protein, Zn/Mn family, giving the protein MYKKLLAILMLIFSFSVMAKDKLKIGVTLQPYYSFVANTVKDKAEVIPVVRLDKYDSHSYQPKPEDIKRINELDVIVVNGVGHDEFIFDILNAADRKKEIKVIYANKNVSLMPIAGSIRGEKVMNPHTFISITTSIQQVYNIAKELGEIDPANKEFYLKNSREYAKKLRKLKADALNEVKKLGNIDIRVATLHGGYDYLLSEFGIDVKAVIEPSHGAQPSAADLEKVIKIIKNEKIDIIFGEKNFNNKFVDTIHKETGVEVRSLSHMTNGAYELDSFEKFIKVDLDEVVKAIKDVAAKKGKK; this is encoded by the coding sequence ATGTATAAAAAGTTATTGGCAATTTTAATGTTAATTTTTAGTTTTTCAGTTATGGCTAAAGATAAACTAAAAATAGGTGTTACTTTACAACCTTACTACAGTTTCGTAGCTAATACAGTAAAAGATAAGGCAGAAGTTATTCCAGTTGTAAGACTAGACAAATACGATTCTCATAGTTATCAACCAAAACCAGAAGATATTAAGAGAATTAATGAATTAGATGTTATTGTGGTAAACGGAGTAGGACATGATGAATTTATCTTTGATATTTTAAATGCAGCAGATAGAAAGAAAGAAATAAAAGTTATTTATGCAAATAAAAATGTTTCTTTGATGCCTATAGCAGGTTCAATCAGAGGAGAAAAAGTTATGAACCCTCATACTTTTATCTCTATAACAACTTCAATTCAACAAGTGTATAACATAGCTAAAGAATTAGGAGAAATAGATCCAGCTAACAAAGAATTTTACTTAAAGAATTCAAGAGAATATGCTAAAAAATTAAGAAAATTAAAAGCAGATGCTCTAAATGAAGTAAAGAAATTAGGAAATATTGATATAAGAGTTGCAACTCTACATGGTGGATATGACTATCTATTATCTGAATTTGGTATAGACGTTAAGGCAGTTATAGAACCATCTCATGGTGCTCAACCAAGTGCAGCAGATTTAGAAAAAGTTATTAAAATAATTAAAAATGAAAAGATAGACATAATTTTCGGTGAAAAGAACTTTAATAATAAATTCGTAGATACTATTCATAAAGAAACAGGTGTTGAAGTTAGATCTTTATCTCATATGACAAACGGTGCTTATGAATTAGATAGTTTTGAAAAATTTATTAAAGTTGACTTAGATGAAGTTGTAAAAGCAATTAAAGACGTAGCAGCTAAAAAAGGAAAGAAATAA
- a CDS encoding queuosine precursor transporter, which translates to MMHNIFLWFLMLVINFSCILFAYRKFGKIGLYIWVPISTILANIQVVILVNLFGMEATLGNILYAGGFLITDILSENYGKKAANTAVKIGFFSLVATTLIMQCAIHFKPLDVPEGLALFESVKSIFSLLPRLAIASLIAYLISQFHDVWLYEKIREKFPAKKFIWIRNNGSTMLSQLIDNLVFTTIAFYGVYPIDVMINIFLSTYIIKFIVAICDTPFIYLADKMFRDKKIPEDI; encoded by the coding sequence ATGATGCACAATATTTTTCTTTGGTTTTTAATGTTAGTAATTAATTTTTCTTGTATACTTTTTGCTTATAGAAAGTTTGGTAAAATAGGACTTTATATTTGGGTGCCTATCTCAACAATTTTAGCAAATATACAAGTTGTTATCTTGGTTAATCTTTTTGGTATGGAGGCAACTCTTGGAAATATCCTATATGCTGGTGGTTTCTTAATAACTGATATTTTAAGTGAAAACTATGGTAAGAAAGCTGCAAATACAGCTGTAAAAATTGGATTTTTCTCACTTGTTGCTACAACTTTAATAATGCAATGTGCTATACACTTTAAACCTCTTGATGTTCCTGAAGGTTTAGCTCTATTTGAAAGTGTAAAAAGTATATTCTCATTATTACCAAGATTAGCCATAGCTTCACTTATTGCATATTTAATTTCTCAATTCCACGATGTTTGGTTATATGAAAAAATTAGAGAGAAATTTCCTGCTAAAAAATTCATTTGGATTAGAAACAACGGAAGTACAATGCTTAGCCAACTTATAGATAACTTAGTGTTTACAACTATCGCTTTCTATGGGGTTTATCCAATAGATGTTATGATTAATATCTTCTTATCAACATATATAATTAAATTTATAGTTGCTATCTGTGACACACCATTTATTTATCTTGCTGATAAGATGTTCAGAGATAAAAAGATACCAGAAGATATTTAG
- a CDS encoding metal ABC transporter solute-binding protein, Zn/Mn family — translation MKKIILLMFLLLNVLAMAGEKMKIGITLLPYYSFVANIVKDRAEVIPIVKAEGFDSHTYQPKVEDIERASKVDVIVVNGVGHDEFVYKIIDAVDKKDRPVIINANKDVSLMPVAGTLGNEKIMDSHTFISITAAIQQVHNITKELIKLDPKNKDFYLANSREYVKKLRKLKTDALKEVQDVNGTDVRVATFLGGYNYLLSEFGIDVKAVLEPTHGSQISMSSLQKMIEKIKKEKIDIIFGEKNYSDEYVSIIKNETGIEVRKLEHLTTGAYRADSFEKFIKVDLDEVVSAIKYVKNKNKNRTKK, via the coding sequence ATGAAAAAAATAATACTTTTAATGTTCTTGCTATTGAATGTTTTAGCAATGGCAGGAGAAAAAATGAAAATAGGAATAACTTTACTACCTTACTATAGCTTTGTAGCAAATATAGTAAAGGATAGAGCAGAAGTTATCCCCATAGTAAAGGCAGAAGGCTTTGACTCTCATACTTATCAACCTAAGGTTGAAGATATAGAAAGAGCTTCAAAGGTAGATGTCATTGTTGTAAATGGTGTAGGACATGATGAATTTGTGTATAAAATCATAGATGCAGTTGATAAAAAGGATAGACCTGTTATTATCAATGCTAATAAAGATGTTTCACTTATGCCAGTTGCAGGTACATTAGGTAATGAAAAGATTATGGATTCACATACTTTCATATCTATAACAGCTGCGATTCAACAAGTACATAATATAACAAAGGAATTAATAAAATTAGATCCTAAGAATAAAGATTTCTATCTTGCTAATTCAAGAGAATATGTAAAAAAATTAAGAAAATTAAAAACAGATGCTTTAAAAGAAGTTCAAGATGTAAATGGAACAGATGTTAGAGTTGCCACTTTCTTAGGTGGATATAACTATCTCTTATCTGAGTTTGGAATAGATGTTAAGGCAGTTTTAGAACCAACTCATGGTTCACAAATAAGTATGTCATCACTTCAAAAGATGATAGAAAAAATAAAGAAAGAAAAGATAGATATAATCTTTGGAGAAAAGAATTATAGTGATGAATATGTTTCTATAATAAAAAATGAAACAGGGATAGAAGTTAGAAAGTTAGAACACTTAACAACTGGAGCCTACAGAGCTGATAGCTTTGAAAAGTTTATCAAAGTTGACCTAGATGAAGTTGTAAGTGCTATTAAGTATGTTAAAAACAAAAATAAAAATAGAACTAAGAAATAA
- a CDS encoding BRO family protein gives MVESINNEIKLFEGNKIRSSWDNEKEEYYFSIIDVIKVLTDSSNPRDYWYRVKKRMTDEEKSQLSTICRQLRLKSTDGKMYMTDVADMQGIFRIIQSIPSPKAEPFKMWLAEIGKERIDEIIDPELTIDRALETYLKKGYSKEWINQRLQAIQVRKELTDTWQEHGVKEGKEYAILTNEITKAWSGMTTREYKDLKGLKKENLRDNMSTLELVLNMLAEATTTELTNIHNPKNLDENKKIAKRGGTIAGNTRREIEADTGKAVITSKNAIDFSELVEEVIKDVPELLEKDKDTNKKK, from the coding sequence ATGGTTGAAAGCATTAATAATGAAATAAAGCTATTCGAAGGAAATAAAATTCGTTCTAGTTGGGATAATGAAAAAGAAGAGTACTATTTCTCTATTATAGATGTAATTAAGGTATTGACAGATAGTAGTAATCCTAGAGATTATTGGTATAGAGTAAAAAAAAGAATGACAGATGAGGAGAAAAGTCAGTTGTCGACAATTTGTCGACAACTGAGATTAAAATCAACAGATGGAAAAATGTATATGACAGATGTTGCTGATATGCAAGGAATTTTTCGTATAATTCAATCTATTCCATCTCCAAAAGCAGAACCTTTTAAAATGTGGCTAGCAGAAATTGGAAAGGAAAGAATAGATGAAATTATAGACCCTGAATTAACTATTGATAGAGCTTTAGAAACATATTTAAAAAAAGGCTATTCAAAAGAATGGATAAATCAAAGATTACAGGCTATTCAAGTTAGAAAAGAATTAACAGATACTTGGCAAGAACATGGAGTAAAAGAAGGAAAAGAGTATGCGATTCTTACAAATGAAATCACAAAAGCTTGGAGCGGAATGACTACAAGAGAATATAAAGATTTAAAAGGATTGAAAAAAGAAAACTTAAGAGATAATATGTCTACATTAGAACTAGTACTAAATATGTTAGCAGAAGCTACAACAACAGAATTAACTAATATACATAACCCTAAAAATTTGGATGAAAATAAAAAAATTGCAAAAAGAGGAGGAACTATTGCAGGTAATACAAGAAGAGAAATTGAAGCTGATACAGGAAAAGCTGTAATAACAAGCAAAAATGCAATAGATTTTTCAGAATTAGTTGAAGAAGTTATAAAAGATGTTCCAGAATTACTTGAAAAAGATAAAGATACAAATAAGAAGAAATAG
- a CDS encoding DUF4198 domain-containing protein, which yields MKKSLVLIGSILLAANLFAHDHFLYTSNLDASNQKEVKMKAILAHPAEGPEVEPVSIATVDGKTSLPKAFFVVHDGVKTDLLSKVKVGTIKTAKGQYVALDAVYSMEDGLKGGGSWVFVMDSGNTKDEGYTFNPVEKLIITKDSAGSDYNQRVAPGYNEIVPLVNPVNAWKENVFRAKFVDKDGNPIKNARVDIDFINGKIDMTNNTWVANKEAPKTSVRVFTDDNGVFAFVPSRTGQWVIRAVASMDRQNKVVHDASLVVQFE from the coding sequence ATGAAAAAAAGTTTAGTTTTAATCGGTAGTATCTTATTAGCAGCAAATTTATTTGCACATGATCATTTTCTTTACACATCTAATTTAGATGCAAGTAATCAAAAAGAAGTAAAAATGAAAGCTATTTTAGCTCACCCTGCAGAAGGACCAGAAGTAGAACCTGTAAGTATTGCAACAGTTGATGGTAAAACTTCTTTACCTAAAGCATTCTTTGTTGTTCATGATGGAGTAAAAACAGATTTATTATCTAAAGTTAAAGTTGGAACTATAAAAACAGCTAAAGGACAATATGTAGCTTTAGATGCAGTTTACTCTATGGAAGATGGATTAAAAGGTGGAGGAAGCTGGGTATTCGTAATGGATAGTGGAAACACTAAAGACGAAGGATATACATTCAATCCAGTAGAAAAATTAATAATAACTAAAGATTCAGCAGGATCAGACTACAACCAAAGAGTAGCTCCAGGATACAATGAAATAGTTCCTTTAGTTAATCCAGTTAATGCTTGGAAAGAAAATGTATTCAGAGCAAAATTTGTTGATAAAGATGGAAACCCTATAAAAAATGCAAGAGTAGACATTGATTTCATTAATGGTAAAATAGATATGACTAACAACACTTGGGTAGCTAATAAAGAAGCTCCTAAAACAAGTGTAAGAGTATTTACTGATGACAATGGAGTATTTGCATTTGTACCATCAAGAACTGGACAATGGGTTATAAGAGCTGTTGCTTCTATGGATAGACAAAATAAAGTTGTTCATGATGCTTCATTAGTTGTACAATTTGAATAA
- a CDS encoding type II toxin-antitoxin system HipA family toxin yields MKKIKSLQVFFNEKKVGTLALMKNNIVAFEYDNEWINNGFSISPFNLPLKKQVFIPRIDPFDGLYGVFSDSLPDGWGRLLVDRMLNSQNINPRQISQIDRLAIVGETGMGALSYKPEYNLLEEKDCQEDYDSLALSCKKILNTEYSADLDNLFRLGGSSGGARPKILTKIDNEDWIIKFPSSLDDNNIGELEYLYSVCAKKCKIDMPETKLFPSKISSGYFGIKRFDRKKLLTGAIRKLHMISVSGLLETSHRIPNLDYNDLMQLTLNLTKSFEEVEKLFRLMCFNVFSHNRDDHSKNFSFIYNEDLNKWELSPAYDLTYSYSINGEHATTINGNGVNPGLNDILNVAEKIGLDKKKAKKIAIEIEEMVKKDLKIFLKK; encoded by the coding sequence ATGAAAAAGATTAAGTCTCTACAGGTATTTTTTAATGAAAAGAAAGTTGGAACATTAGCTTTAATGAAAAATAATATTGTGGCTTTTGAGTACGATAATGAATGGATAAACAATGGTTTTTCAATAAGTCCATTTAATCTTCCTTTAAAAAAGCAAGTTTTTATTCCTAGAATAGATCCTTTTGACGGTCTATATGGAGTATTCTCCGATAGTCTTCCTGATGGTTGGGGAAGGTTACTTGTTGACAGAATGCTAAATTCTCAAAATATAAACCCAAGACAGATTAGTCAAATAGATAGACTAGCCATAGTTGGTGAAACAGGAATGGGAGCTCTATCATATAAACCAGAATATAATCTTTTAGAAGAGAAAGATTGTCAAGAAGATTATGATAGTCTAGCTTTATCTTGTAAAAAAATTTTAAATACAGAATATTCAGCCGATTTAGATAATCTTTTTAGATTAGGAGGTTCATCTGGAGGAGCAAGACCTAAAATTCTAACAAAGATTGACAATGAGGATTGGATTATAAAATTTCCTTCTTCATTAGATGATAATAATATAGGAGAATTAGAGTATCTATATTCTGTCTGTGCTAAAAAATGTAAGATTGATATGCCAGAGACAAAACTTTTTCCTTCTAAAATATCCTCAGGTTATTTTGGAATAAAAAGATTTGACAGGAAAAAATTATTAACGGGGGCAATTAGAAAATTACATATGATTTCTGTGAGTGGCTTATTAGAAACTTCTCATAGAATTCCCAATCTTGACTATAATGATTTAATGCAACTTACTTTAAATCTTACTAAAAGCTTTGAAGAAGTTGAAAAGCTATTTAGGTTGATGTGCTTCAATGTCTTCTCTCACAATAGAGATGACCATTCTAAAAATTTTTCATTTATTTACAATGAAGATTTAAACAAATGGGAACTTTCACCCGCCTATGACTTAACTTATAGTTACTCTATAAATGGAGAGCATGCAACAACTATAAATGGTAATGGAGTAAATCCTGGTTTAAATGATATATTAAATGTTGCTGAAAAAATTGGTTTAGATAAAAAGAAAGCCAAAAAAATTGCTATTGAAATAGAAGAAATGGTAAAAAAAGATTTAAAAATATTTTTAAAAAAATAA
- a CDS encoding ABC transporter permease, with product MSNKLDRRKTSFVIFVLTMIFFYLPLAVLVIYSFNNGKGMAWQGFSLRWYKELFRHSSNIWKAFYYSIFIALISSFVSTVIGTFGAIALKWFDFKGKKYLKNISVLPLVVPDIIIGVSLLIMFATVKFKLGITTIFIAHTTFNIPYVLFIILSRLDEFDYSVVEAAYDLGATNRQTLTKVIIPMLLPAIVSAFLMALTLSFDDFVITFFVSGPGSSTLPLRIYSMIRLGVSPVVNALSVLLIAISILLTLSTKKLQKNFIK from the coding sequence ATGTCAAATAAATTAGATAGAAGAAAAACATCTTTTGTAATTTTTGTTCTTACTATGATATTCTTTTACTTACCACTTGCAGTTCTGGTTATTTATTCTTTCAATAATGGAAAGGGTATGGCTTGGCAAGGATTTTCTTTAAGATGGTATAAAGAATTGTTTAGACACTCAAGCAATATATGGAAGGCTTTTTATTACAGTATTTTTATTGCTTTGATTTCATCATTTGTTTCAACAGTAATAGGGACATTTGGAGCCATAGCTTTAAAGTGGTTTGATTTCAAAGGGAAGAAATATTTAAAAAATATAAGTGTTCTGCCTCTTGTTGTACCAGATATAATAATAGGGGTATCACTTCTTATAATGTTTGCAACAGTGAAATTTAAACTAGGGATTACAACAATATTCATAGCACATACGACTTTTAATATCCCTTATGTTTTATTTATTATACTTTCAAGACTAGATGAATTTGATTATTCAGTTGTAGAAGCAGCCTATGATTTAGGAGCAACAAATAGACAGACTTTAACAAAGGTTATTATTCCTATGTTATTGCCAGCTATAGTATCAGCATTTTTAATGGCTTTAACATTATCTTTTGATGACTTTGTAATAACTTTCTTTGTTTCAGGTCCAGGTTCCTCAACTCTGCCACTTAGAATATATTCTATGATAAGATTAGGAGTTTCTCCAGTGGTAAATGCTCTATCAGTTTTACTGATAGCTATCTCAATTTTATTGACATTATCAACAAAAAAATTACAAAAGAATTTCATAAAATAG
- a CDS encoding peptidylprolyl isomerase, producing the protein MKKLFKLLSIIGLSLMFLVGCSSVKSTMKSITSVFKDPVKYNNVTATFVTTQGEITFYLYPEASPITVANFINLAKRGFYDNTKFNRSVENFMVQGGDPTGTGMGGPGYTIPDEFVDWLDFYQPGMLAMANAGPNTGGSQFFMTFAPADWLNGVHTIFGEVRSEGDALKVRKLEMGDVIKEVRISDNGDFILALFKPQVEEWNRVLDREYPNLRKYPVRDVTAQEVEAYKEELENLYTKKEKKNQDTFEYPITKFIRGVFNKAGGYTPREPVISN; encoded by the coding sequence ATGAAAAAATTATTTAAATTATTAAGCATTATAGGGCTATCACTTATGTTTTTAGTAGGTTGTAGTTCTGTAAAATCTACAATGAAGTCAATAACTAGTGTATTTAAAGATCCAGTTAAATACAACAATGTAACAGCAACTTTTGTTACTACTCAAGGAGAAATTACATTCTATCTTTATCCAGAAGCTTCTCCTATTACAGTTGCTAACTTTATCAACCTTGCAAAAAGAGGTTTCTATGATAACACAAAATTCAATCGTTCAGTTGAAAACTTCATGGTACAAGGTGGAGACCCTACTGGAACAGGAATGGGTGGACCAGGTTATACTATACCTGATGAATTTGTTGATTGGCTAGATTTCTATCAACCAGGAATGCTTGCTATGGCAAATGCAGGACCTAACACAGGTGGATCTCAATTCTTTATGACATTTGCACCAGCTGACTGGTTAAATGGAGTACATACTATTTTTGGTGAAGTTCGTTCAGAAGGAGATGCACTAAAAGTTAGAAAACTAGAAATGGGTGACGTTATAAAAGAAGTTAGAATTTCTGATAACGGAGACTTTATCTTAGCTCTATTCAAACCTCAAGTAGAAGAATGGAACAGAGTACTTGATAGAGAATATCCTAATTTAAGAAAATATCCTGTAAGAGATGTAACAGCTCAAGAAGTTGAAGCATATAAAGAAGAATTAGAAAACCTATACACTAAGAAAGAAAAGAAAAACCAAGATACTTTTGAATATCCAATAACTAAATTTATTAGAGGGGTATTTAATAAAGCTGGAGGATATACTCCAAGAGAACCTGTAATTAGTAACTAA
- a CDS encoding DUF6162 family protein: MIKINTYVVKPLSSKKENIFLILAFVVLILLAGIALKIRHRTDYQIDLQENEIISYEVLDNIELGLYSDIKNSLVDIAQLKEENGALPDIEVLAEEEIPPYYKDVTWEQRGAMEWKKIKHDNEDYYVGIGNERIGTFLVKFNDANIDESDIFYMKDKVSFEDIEKNFEKYEHIMKKIVPYTGNDERQKYIAK; the protein is encoded by the coding sequence GTGATAAAAATTAACACTTATGTTGTAAAACCACTTAGCTCAAAGAAAGAGAATATCTTCCTTATTTTAGCTTTTGTTGTCCTGATTCTTTTAGCAGGTATAGCTTTAAAAATTAGACATAGAACTGACTATCAAATAGATTTACAAGAAAATGAAATAATTTCTTATGAAGTTTTAGATAATATAGAATTAGGTCTATACTCTGATATAAAAAATTCTTTAGTAGATATTGCTCAATTAAAAGAAGAAAATGGAGCTTTACCTGATATAGAAGTTTTGGCAGAGGAAGAAATTCCACCTTACTACAAGGATGTAACTTGGGAGCAAAGAGGGGCAATGGAATGGAAAAAAATTAAGCACGACAATGAAGATTACTATGTTGGTATAGGAAATGAAAGAATAGGAACTTTCCTTGTAAAGTTCAATGATGCGAATATAGATGAAAGCGATATTTTCTATATGAAAGATAAAGTTAGCTTTGAAGATATAGAAAAAAACTTTGAGAAATACGAACATATAATGAAAAAAATAGTTCCCTATACAGGTAATGACGAAAGACAAAAGTACATTGCCAAATAG
- a CDS encoding metal ABC transporter ATP-binding protein — protein MNGLEIQIKDLNLVLSGNEILENINLTVKAGEVHCLVGPNGGGKTSLLRCILGQMPFTGHIEMNYEKEKVIGYVPQVLDFERTLPITVEDFMAMTNQTRPCFLGISKKHKETVDNLLKKLGVYEKKKRLLGNLSGGERQRVLLAQALFPRPNLLILDEPLTGIDKAGEDYFKEIIKELKEEGITILWIHHNLAQVKELADTVTCIKKRMIFCGDPKEELKEDKIMRIFE, from the coding sequence ATGAATGGACTTGAAATTCAAATAAAAGATTTAAATTTAGTTCTATCAGGAAATGAGATTTTAGAGAATATTAATTTGACTGTTAAAGCAGGAGAAGTTCATTGTCTTGTAGGTCCTAACGGTGGAGGAAAAACTTCACTTTTAAGATGTATACTAGGGCAAATGCCTTTTACAGGACACATAGAAATGAATTATGAAAAAGAGAAAGTGATTGGATATGTTCCTCAAGTTTTAGATTTTGAAAGAACTTTACCTATTACTGTTGAAGATTTCATGGCTATGACTAATCAAACTAGACCTTGTTTCCTTGGTATATCTAAAAAACATAAAGAGACAGTTGATAATCTTCTAAAAAAATTAGGAGTTTATGAAAAGAAAAAAAGATTATTGGGAAATTTATCAGGTGGAGAAAGACAAAGAGTGCTATTAGCTCAGGCTCTTTTCCCAAGACCTAATCTTTTAATTTTAGATGAACCTTTAACTGGTATAGATAAGGCTGGAGAAGATTATTTCAAAGAAATAATAAAGGAATTAAAAGAAGAAGGTATAACAATTCTTTGGATACACCATAATCTAGCTCAAGTAAAAGAGTTAGCAGACACTGTTACTTGTATAAAGAAGAGAATGATATTTTGTGGAGATCCAAAGGAAGAATTAAAAGAAGATAAAATTATGAGAATATTTGAATAG
- a CDS encoding metal ABC transporter solute-binding protein, Zn/Mn family, with protein sequence MKKILLFILMLVLGTVSFAENIVITSIQPLYSLTSYLTKGTDIKVYTPFGSDTSMTMSKEAIREEGFDLSVAKKAQAVVDIAKVWPEDVIYGKARMNKINIVEIDASYPYDEKMTTIFFNDYSNGKVNPYIWTGSKNLVRMVNIISRDLIRLYPQNKAKIEKNVTKFTNDLLKIENEANEKLLSVDNPSVISLSENLQYFLNDMNIYAEYVDYDSVTAENIANLVRDKGIKVVISDRWLKKNVIKALKDAGGEFVIINTLDIPMDKDGKMDPEAILKAFKENTDNLIEALKK encoded by the coding sequence ATGAAAAAGATATTACTATTTATTTTAATGTTAGTCTTAGGTACAGTTAGTTTTGCTGAAAACATAGTAATCACATCTATACAACCTCTATATTCATTGACTAGTTACTTAACTAAGGGAACAGATATAAAAGTTTACACTCCCTTTGGTTCAGATACATCTATGACTATGTCAAAAGAAGCTATAAGAGAAGAAGGTTTTGACTTATCAGTTGCTAAAAAAGCTCAAGCAGTTGTAGATATAGCAAAAGTTTGGCCTGAAGATGTAATCTATGGAAAAGCAAGAATGAATAAAATAAATATTGTTGAGATAGATGCAAGCTATCCTTATGATGAAAAAATGACAACAATATTCTTCAATGATTATTCAAATGGAAAAGTTAATCCATATATTTGGACAGGTAGTAAAAATCTAGTTAGAATGGTAAATATCATCTCTAGAGATTTAATAAGATTATACCCTCAAAATAAAGCTAAGATAGAAAAGAATGTAACTAAATTCACTAATGATTTATTGAAAATTGAAAATGAAGCAAATGAAAAATTACTTTCAGTTGATAATCCTTCAGTTATATCTTTAAGTGAAAATTTACAATATTTCTTAAATGATATGAATATATATGCAGAATATGTTGACTATGACAGTGTAACTGCAGAAAATATAGCTAACTTAGTGAGAGATAAAGGAATAAAAGTTGTTATCTCTGATAGATGGTTAAAGAAAAATGTTATAAAAGCATTGAAAGATGCTGGTGGAGAGTTCGTTATTATAAATACTTTAGATATACCTATGGATAAAGATGGAAAAATGGATCCAGAAGCTATATTAAAAGCATTTAAAGAAAATACAGATAATTTAATAGAAGCACTAAAGAAATAA